One window from the genome of Variovorax sp. PAMC26660 encodes:
- a CDS encoding ABC transporter substrate-binding protein — translation MKLVKSLIAPTLVALGLIAAGNAAAQEKLTVWWVKGFYKAEDDALFAAIKKFEEKNKNVKIELSQYPIQDMIPKTVSALDSGSPPDVAYADVYDFQVTGKWAYDGKLEDIGSVLAPMKDRFAPNTLETTFLYNEQTKKKAYYAFPIKQQTMHIEYWNDMLTEAGFKESDIPTTWKDYWSFWCEKVQPASRKASGKRTFAIGQPMGVDSSDSFYSFLTFMDAYNVKLVDDNGKLLVDDPKVRAGLISAMTDYTKPYLTGCTPPSSTSWKDPDNNVAFHNKTTVMTHNATISIAAKWLDDSNNASLTPEQREEARKNYTERIHTAGFPNKPDGSKMVYRTAVKTGVVFKDAKNKARAKEFVSFLLQEENLTPYVEGSLGRWFPVTKVGQASEFWKADRHRLSVFNQYAAGTVTFEFTKNYKFTVLNNENVWAKAMSRIVTDKVPVDKAVDEMIARIKTVAAQ, via the coding sequence ATGAAACTCGTCAAGTCGCTCATTGCGCCGACGCTGGTCGCGCTGGGCCTGATCGCAGCGGGCAATGCCGCCGCGCAGGAAAAACTCACCGTCTGGTGGGTGAAGGGCTTCTACAAGGCGGAGGACGACGCGCTGTTCGCCGCCATCAAGAAGTTCGAGGAGAAGAACAAGAACGTGAAGATCGAGCTGTCGCAGTACCCGATCCAGGACATGATCCCCAAGACCGTGTCCGCACTCGACTCGGGCAGCCCGCCCGACGTGGCCTATGCCGACGTGTACGACTTCCAGGTCACCGGCAAATGGGCTTACGACGGCAAGCTCGAGGACATTGGCAGCGTGCTCGCACCCATGAAGGACCGCTTTGCGCCCAACACGCTCGAGACGACGTTCCTCTACAACGAGCAGACGAAGAAGAAGGCGTACTACGCGTTCCCGATCAAGCAGCAGACGATGCATATCGAGTACTGGAACGACATGCTGACGGAGGCCGGCTTCAAGGAGTCCGACATCCCCACCACCTGGAAGGACTACTGGTCGTTCTGGTGCGAGAAGGTCCAGCCCGCCAGCCGCAAGGCCAGCGGCAAGCGCACCTTTGCCATCGGCCAGCCGATGGGCGTGGATTCGAGCGATTCCTTCTATTCGTTCCTGACCTTCATGGACGCCTACAACGTCAAGCTGGTGGACGACAACGGCAAGTTGCTGGTCGACGATCCGAAGGTGCGCGCCGGCCTCATCAGCGCGATGACTGACTACACCAAGCCCTACCTCACGGGCTGCACGCCGCCTTCGTCCACGAGCTGGAAGGACCCGGACAACAATGTCGCGTTCCACAACAAGACGACCGTGATGACGCACAACGCGACCATCTCGATCGCAGCCAAGTGGCTCGACGATTCCAACAATGCCTCCCTCACGCCCGAGCAGCGCGAGGAAGCCCGCAAGAACTACACCGAGCGCATCCACACCGCCGGTTTTCCGAACAAGCCCGACGGCAGCAAGATGGTCTATCGCACTGCGGTGAAGACCGGCGTGGTGTTCAAGGACGCCAAGAACAAGGCCCGTGCCAAGGAGTTCGTCTCCTTCCTGCTGCAAGAGGAAAACCTCACGCCGTACGTCGAGGGCTCGCTGGGCCGCTGGTTCCCGGTCACCAAGGTTGGACAGGCGAGCGAGTTCTGGAAGGCCGACCGGCATCGCCTGTCGGTGTTCAACCAGTACGCCGCCGGCACCGTGACCTTTGAATTCACCAAGAACTACAAGTTCACCGTGCTGAACAACGAGAACGTGTGGGCCAAGGCCATGAGCCGCATCGTCACCGACAAGGTGCCGGTGGACAAGGCGGTCGACGAGATGATCGCGCGCATCAAGACGGTGGCGGCGCAGTAA
- a CDS encoding FadR/GntR family transcriptional regulator, whose amino-acid sequence MIKNIHGRTLELLGEAVVAGRYAIGASIPAEPILGEELGVSRTVVREAIKSLVAKGLIITGPKVGTRVLPKDKWNWFDPDVITWQARAGLTPEFLRDLQDLRRVVEPAAVRLAAERAGPEEIEEIEKAYAGMKDAVENGGDYVTFDLRFHNGLLSAARNRMLAQMSKALNALLRTSFEISTTKPDGPAMSLPMHRAVLDAVIAHDPAKAERAVIRLIDGARQDIEEVLGSRRRLPRLSRPPPRLKAS is encoded by the coding sequence ATGATCAAGAACATCCACGGCCGCACGCTAGAGCTGCTCGGTGAAGCCGTGGTGGCGGGGCGCTATGCGATCGGTGCGTCCATACCCGCGGAGCCGATCCTGGGCGAAGAACTCGGCGTGAGTCGCACCGTGGTGCGCGAGGCCATCAAGTCGCTCGTGGCCAAGGGCCTGATCATCACGGGGCCGAAGGTCGGCACACGCGTGTTGCCCAAGGACAAGTGGAACTGGTTCGACCCCGACGTCATCACCTGGCAGGCGCGCGCCGGACTTACGCCCGAGTTCCTGCGCGACCTGCAGGACTTGCGCCGCGTGGTGGAGCCCGCAGCGGTGCGCCTTGCGGCCGAGCGCGCGGGCCCCGAAGAAATCGAGGAAATAGAAAAGGCCTACGCGGGCATGAAGGACGCCGTGGAAAACGGCGGCGACTACGTCACCTTCGACCTGCGCTTTCACAACGGCCTGCTGAGCGCCGCACGCAACCGCATGCTGGCGCAGATGAGCAAGGCACTCAACGCGCTGTTGCGCACCAGTTTCGAGATATCGACGACCAAGCCCGATGGCCCCGCCATGTCGTTGCCAATGCACCGCGCGGTGCTTGACGCGGTGATCGCGCACGACCCGGCGAAGGCCGAGCGCGCGGTGATCCGGCTCATCGACGGCGCGCGCCAGGACATCGAGGAAGTGCTCGGCTCGCGCCGGCGATTGCCGCGCTTGAGTCGGCCACCGCCAAGGCTCAAGGCCAGCTAG
- a CDS encoding IlvD/Edd family dehydratase yields MSTIPKKKSSELRSQQWFGRNDRDGFIYRSWMKGKGVPHDQFDGRPVIGICNTFSELTPCNSHFRTLAEQVKIGVYEAGGFPLEFPVMSLGETLLRPTAMLYRNLASMDVEESIRGNPLDGVVLLMGCDKTTPALMMGAASVDLPTIGVSGGPMLSGKWRGQELGSGTGVWQMSEQVRAGTLKLQDFFEAESCMHRSHGHCMTMGTASTMASMVESLGMGLPGNAAYPAVDGRRNVLARQAGRRIVDMVHEDMNMSKILTRQAIENAIKVNAAIGGSTNFVIHLLAIAGRIGVDLTLDDFDRLAAELPCLVNLQPSGQFLMEDFCYAGGLPVVIKEIAEHLHKDILTVTGQSVWENVKDAENYNPQVIRTMAEPFKEKAGICVLRGNLAPNGAIIKPSAATPELLVHKGRAVVFESAEDLHKRIDDENLDIDEHCIMVLKNCGPKGYPGMAEAGNMPLPPKVLRKGITDMVRISDARMSGTAYGTVVLHTAPEAAAGGPLALVQDGDIIELDVPNRKLHLHVSDEELARRREKWVAPKAPLDSGYWKLYVDTVLQADQGADLNFLRGRRGAFVPRDNH; encoded by the coding sequence ATGAGCACAATCCCCAAGAAAAAATCCAGCGAGCTGCGCAGCCAGCAATGGTTCGGCCGCAACGATCGCGACGGCTTCATCTACCGAAGCTGGATGAAAGGCAAGGGCGTGCCGCACGATCAGTTCGACGGTCGTCCGGTCATCGGCATCTGCAACACCTTCAGCGAACTCACGCCCTGCAACTCGCACTTCCGCACGCTGGCCGAGCAGGTCAAGATCGGCGTGTATGAAGCAGGCGGCTTCCCGCTCGAATTCCCAGTGATGTCGCTCGGCGAAACGCTGTTGCGCCCCACCGCCATGCTGTATCGCAACCTCGCGAGCATGGACGTGGAAGAAAGCATCCGCGGCAATCCGCTCGACGGCGTGGTGCTGCTCATGGGCTGCGACAAGACCACGCCCGCGCTCATGATGGGCGCAGCCAGCGTCGACCTGCCGACCATCGGCGTCTCGGGCGGCCCGATGCTCTCGGGCAAGTGGCGCGGGCAAGAACTGGGCTCGGGCACCGGCGTGTGGCAGATGAGCGAGCAGGTGCGTGCCGGCACGCTCAAGCTGCAAGACTTCTTCGAGGCCGAGAGTTGCATGCACCGCAGCCACGGCCATTGCATGACGATGGGCACGGCGAGCACCATGGCCAGCATGGTCGAGTCGCTCGGCATGGGCCTTCCGGGCAACGCGGCCTACCCCGCCGTCGACGGCCGACGCAATGTGCTTGCGCGCCAGGCGGGCCGTCGCATCGTCGACATGGTGCATGAAGACATGAACATGTCGAAGATCCTCACGCGCCAGGCAATCGAGAACGCGATCAAGGTCAACGCGGCCATCGGCGGTTCGACCAACTTCGTGATTCACCTGCTGGCCATCGCGGGCCGCATCGGTGTCGACCTCACGCTCGACGACTTCGACCGTCTTGCCGCCGAGCTGCCTTGCCTTGTGAACCTGCAGCCATCGGGCCAGTTCCTGATGGAAGACTTCTGCTATGCCGGCGGCCTGCCGGTGGTGATCAAGGAAATCGCCGAGCACCTGCACAAGGACATCCTCACGGTCACCGGCCAGAGCGTGTGGGAGAACGTGAAGGACGCCGAGAACTACAACCCGCAGGTCATCCGCACGATGGCGGAGCCCTTCAAGGAGAAGGCCGGCATCTGCGTGCTGCGCGGCAACCTCGCACCCAACGGCGCCATCATCAAGCCGAGCGCAGCCACGCCCGAGCTGCTGGTGCACAAGGGCCGTGCGGTGGTGTTCGAGAGCGCGGAAGACCTGCACAAGCGCATCGACGACGAGAACCTGGACATCGACGAGCACTGCATCATGGTGCTGAAGAACTGCGGCCCCAAGGGCTACCCCGGCATGGCAGAAGCGGGCAACATGCCGCTGCCGCCGAAGGTGCTGCGCAAGGGCATCACCGACATGGTCCGCATCAGCGATGCGCGCATGAGCGGCACGGCCTATGGCACGGTGGTGTTGCACACGGCGCCTGAAGCTGCGGCCGGCGGACCGCTGGCATTGGTGCAGGACGGCGACATCATCGAGCTGGACGTGCCCAACCGCAAGCTGCATCTGCATGTGAGTGACGAAGAGCTGGCGCGTCGGCGCGAGAAATGGGTTGCGCCGAAGGCTCCGCTCGACTCCGGGTACTGGAAGCTTTATGTCGACACGGTTTTGCAGGCCGACCAGGGGGCTGATCTGAACTTCCTGCGTGGTCGTCGTGGGGCTTTTGTGCCGCGCGACAATCACTAG
- a CDS encoding 2-dehydro-3-deoxygalactonokinase, with product MTRLVAIDWGTSSLRGALLDADGKVLEERSDARGILTVPEGGFPAVFEALFGDWMRIEGARCLISGMAGSKQGWVEAPYCACPAGRAEVGRKIIDIDAIPGARIAIVPGLSDEHDGVPDVMRGEEVQIFGAMTLTGLNDGIFVLPGTHNKWVTVRQGRVAGFRTYMTGEFYALLSQHSILARTLDAAAPLDEAAFLQGVTLSENGHGLLHNAFGARTLALFERMPKQELSSYLSGLLIGEELRTQSLRAAGEVVLIGSPTLTQRYTLALHATGVATRMLGAEATWAGLHALSGFLATDKIQP from the coding sequence ATGACAAGACTGGTAGCAATCGACTGGGGCACAAGCTCACTGCGCGGCGCACTGCTCGACGCCGATGGCAAGGTGCTCGAAGAACGCAGCGACGCACGCGGCATCCTCACCGTGCCCGAAGGCGGCTTCCCCGCAGTCTTCGAAGCGCTCTTCGGTGACTGGATGCGCATCGAAGGCGCGCGCTGCCTGATCTCCGGCATGGCCGGCAGCAAGCAAGGCTGGGTCGAAGCGCCGTATTGCGCCTGCCCCGCCGGCCGCGCCGAAGTGGGCCGCAAGATCATCGACATCGATGCCATTCCCGGCGCGCGCATCGCGATCGTGCCGGGCCTGAGCGACGAACACGACGGCGTGCCCGACGTGATGCGCGGCGAAGAAGTCCAGATCTTCGGCGCCATGACGCTCACCGGCCTGAACGATGGCATCTTCGTGCTGCCGGGCACCCACAACAAATGGGTCACGGTGAGGCAAGGTCGCGTGGCGGGCTTTCGCACCTACATGACGGGCGAGTTCTATGCGTTGCTGAGCCAGCACTCGATCCTTGCCCGCACGCTCGATGCGGCAGCACCGCTCGACGAAGCCGCATTCCTGCAAGGCGTGACGCTCTCCGAGAACGGCCACGGCCTGCTGCACAACGCCTTCGGCGCACGCACGCTCGCGCTGTTCGAGCGCATGCCCAAGCAGGAGCTTTCCAGCTATCTCTCGGGCCTGCTGATCGGCGAAGAACTGCGCACGCAATCGCTGCGTGCGGCCGGCGAGGTCGTGCTGATCGGCTCGCCTACCCTCACCCAGCGCTACACGCTGGCCTTGCATGCCACCGGCGTCGCCACGCGCATGCTCGGGGCCGAAGCCACCTGGGCCGGACTGCATGCGCTGTCCGGCTTTCTGGCAACCGACAAAATCCAACCATGA
- a CDS encoding 2-dehydro-3-deoxy-6-phosphogalactonate aldolase, whose translation MTTPLEKFSAAMRELPLVAILRGLSPAEAADVGDAIVEPGFRLLEVPLNSPQPFDSIALMRARFPQALVGAGTVLSAQQVRDVHAAGGELIVSPNFNAEVIAEAVRLGMVCLPGVMTPTEAFGALAAGATGLKLFPAELASPAVVKALLAVLPSGTPVMPVGGITPANMAVWRAAGAAGFGIGSALYKPGKQAPAVRDDAKQFVAAWTGVTRT comes from the coding sequence ATGACAACCCCTCTCGAAAAATTCAGCGCGGCCATGCGCGAGCTGCCACTGGTGGCCATCCTGCGCGGGCTTTCGCCCGCCGAAGCCGCGGACGTGGGCGATGCCATCGTCGAGCCCGGCTTCCGGCTGCTCGAAGTGCCGCTCAATTCGCCGCAGCCCTTCGACAGCATCGCGCTGATGCGCGCGCGCTTTCCGCAAGCGCTGGTCGGCGCGGGCACCGTGCTTTCTGCGCAGCAAGTGCGCGACGTTCATGCCGCCGGTGGCGAACTGATCGTGTCGCCCAACTTCAACGCCGAAGTGATTGCCGAAGCCGTGCGGCTCGGCATGGTCTGCCTGCCGGGTGTGATGACGCCGACCGAGGCTTTTGGCGCACTCGCGGCCGGTGCCACCGGGCTCAAGTTGTTCCCGGCCGAGCTGGCCTCGCCGGCCGTGGTGAAGGCGCTGCTGGCCGTATTGCCATCCGGCACGCCGGTGATGCCCGTGGGCGGCATCACGCCCGCGAACATGGCGGTGTGGCGCGCGGCAGGTGCGGCAGGCTTCGGCATCGGCTCCGCGCTCTACAAGCCCGGCAAGCAAGCCCCGGCAGTGCGTGACGACGCAAAGCAGTTCGTCGCGGCCTGGACGGGCGTGACGCGCACCTGA
- a CDS encoding aldolase, which produces MTADATYASPAVRKLREDLALALRAAAHHGLSEGVCNHFSVMLPGAQDRYLINPRGLHWSEIGADDIVLIDVHGEVLAGRHRVEPTALFIHGAVHRLTGHAVVLHCHMPYATALTITVDRALDPTASQNAMRYMNRIAIDAEYNGLALDDAEGERIARAMSGKEVAFLANHGVIVAGATIAHAYDDLYYLERACLHQVIAQSTGRPLVPVNAKLAAHVAAQIQGEREQSDLFFEALRRMLPPPHH; this is translated from the coding sequence ATGACCGCCGATGCCACCTACGCCAGCCCCGCCGTGCGCAAGCTGCGCGAAGACCTTGCCCTTGCCTTGCGCGCTGCGGCCCATCATGGGCTGTCCGAAGGGGTCTGCAACCATTTCAGCGTGATGCTGCCGGGCGCGCAAGACCGCTACCTGATCAACCCGCGCGGGCTGCACTGGAGCGAGATCGGCGCCGACGACATCGTGCTGATCGACGTGCACGGCGAGGTGCTCGCTGGCCGCCATCGCGTGGAGCCGACCGCCCTCTTCATCCATGGCGCGGTGCATCGGCTCACGGGCCATGCGGTGGTGCTGCACTGCCACATGCCCTATGCGACCGCGCTCACGATCACGGTCGACCGCGCGCTCGATCCGACCGCGAGCCAGAACGCGATGCGCTACATGAACCGCATCGCGATCGACGCCGAATACAACGGCCTGGCGCTCGACGATGCGGAAGGCGAGCGCATCGCCCGCGCGATGTCGGGCAAGGAGGTGGCCTTTCTTGCGAACCACGGCGTGATCGTGGCCGGCGCCACCATCGCGCATGCCTACGACGATCTGTATTACCTCGAACGCGCATGCCTGCACCAGGTGATCGCGCAATCGACCGGGCGCCCGCTGGTGCCGGTGAATGCGAAGCTGGCGGCGCATGTGGCGGCGCAGATCCAGGGTGAACGCGAGCAGTCGGACCTGTTCTTCGAGGCCTTGCGCCGAATGCTGCCGCCGCCGCACCACTGA